GTTAAGCTGCCCGTCTGACCGTAAAGGGGCTTCTATGCTTAATTAAGACCTGCGCTATTAGGCTGCCTGTGTAACATCTGGTCGCTAAGCTGTGTCACTTCTGAGAACCGGACAAACCATTAGCTGATTCCTGGCTTTAAATCTGTTTGATATTGAGTCATAATGTCACTGCTTCATCAGGTGACACCCAGCACGATATTGCGGCCTTCTGTTATGTTTTAATGTTAATaaccctttttttattattattattattatttgctataTTATTTGGCGAATAAAGGTACTTTTGATCATTCCTTTAATGGAAAATTAAATAGTGATTCTAGTCTCTTCTGCAATAAAACCTTGGTATCTTCAGATTTGTTTAATGTTCTAAATGTGCGGTTTCTGCCATTGgggtgtttttgtttatttttttttgataattttttttttgtgagttATGTGTGTTGGCAATTACTCTGGTGTTTAAGTGTAAACAGGAGGAgtctatatattttatgtaccccccccccctcctgcatgTACATTGTTTGATGTGTGtgcagtgtttttgtttttttttctttttttttttttgttttcaattttgttttttttttgtttttttatggatgATGTTTATTTCAAAATCTATAACTaaagattaaataatattaaatacagtTTTGGGTCAAACATTTAACACAAGTTTCAGGCAGcgtaaaaaaccccaaaactttTCAGCAAAGTTAATGTATAGGCAGGAACTTGTCTGTCCTTATATGCTCGCTTTATAGACGTATCTCCTTTTTATCAcccatgttttttaattttttttttttttaaagttctgtaTTGGAATGCATTTATAATtcagtgatttaatagcaaagaTAACAAAATCCTGTATactgatttttatttaatttttttttaatttatttattttttttatatttttttagtgaTTATGGTAGATAGTGTTGGTTTGTAGCTAATGTTCCTTTATATGTCTCCTCAGGTAAACGCAAAGCACTGAAGTTGAATTTTGCCAACCCGGCTTTCAAATCCACAGCAAAATTCACACTGAATCCCACTGTTCAACCTGCGCACCTGTAAGTAGTTCTGTCTGAAATTTTTAGCAAAGGACCCTGACTTTATAATACACAAACAAATACCCTCTATACTATTaagtgttttaattaaaaaaacaaacaaaaaaaaacaaaaaactgtcttTTGCCGAAGGAGATAAAAAGATGTTATACATCGTCTCCATGTAATGTCTTCGGATTAAATTGTTCCTAGACAGAAACTAGGCGCTTTTTTCTGCTATATGACGGTAGCTGTTGCCATGTTGGTGTGTGCTCTCTGGCAAACATTGTCTGTGGTCATCGTGTACAGCAATATATATCGTTTGTTTTGTTGTATTTCTAATTAACTCTGATATTTTGCCGAATGTTTCTGTGTGATTTTGACGAGAAAAATAACTCCTGAactgttaaaaaatgtatttttaaatcttGCATGCCAACTATTTGCTAGATTTGGTAGAAAAAAAAGCCATCATAATTTTCTTTGTGTAGGAATTAATAGCTATATtaaatgacagtgcaagaaaTCATACCCTTCATACAGTagaacttatgtatatatttttaaatgttagtaaatgtttccatatttttatgtttgtgaTTAGTGGCccattttaataattaatttctttcctccctctctccatGAGTGGAAAATTAAATCTATCGTCCTGTGTAGAAAGGGGGAATTTGTGGGGGGGCCTGAAACTGCTTGATCGTCTTTAAAAGTCCCTCCCGTTATCTAGGATTCTGGGTAGTGTTGTGTTAAAGAGTGTAAAACTTGACTATGAATATTTATACCCTGTCATTACCCAGAAAACCCCTGGGTAACCCCTTTCTTTGTGTCTCCTTTCACCTGCCAAGGATGCAGAAACCGGACGCCATCAGGAACCTGGAGACATCGTACCAAAAACAGGAAGTGCGGTTGCCTTGTGCAAAGACGTACAGTTCCAATGAGCAGGCTACAAAAAACAGACTGTAAGTTTCTTACTAAAGGGGGCCCCCACCCCGTTACCTCCCCAcactggtggcagccattttgtgaaggAGACCATTTTCATGACCCAGTGACCTCACGGAGTTCCAAAGCGGTAATAACTCCggtcataaaatggctgcctcctctgtgtgtaaGTGATAAGTGCAGTCATGGATTATTTTAGTATATGCATGAAGAATTAAAGAACACCCTATGTGGGATGTCCTGTCATGGTTCCGCCTATCTGTTATTAACTAGTTTTGCGCGGTGTCATAACGGCCTTTGTTTAACTTGAAACCAGCAATAGATTTGATCAGCTGAGATTTGGAACGTGAAACGCGCAGAGTCCCAGAATTGCATTAAAGGAATATTATTCATTGCCTTTTAGATGTTTTATCGCTCACAGCAAAGACACTCCGGGGAATATTAGACACACTAATGACTGCGGATTGGTTAAAGGACATTACCCAATTAACAATTTAACTGTTTTAGCATCCATACAGTTGTAAGAAAATTGTTCTCTGTAGGAAGAAGTGTTACAGCAAAGTTAGCTCATCGACTGCTAaacttgcatttttattttatgtatctcacacacacacacacacacacacacacacacacacacacacacacacacacacacacacacacacacacacacacacacacacactattttatttaaactccacacagatcaggccatggtctggaatctaATTAATGATTCCAGtcctgtgagacagaagtgctaaccactgagccaccatgctgccccagatCTATTTGGCTATGTTGCTCTCTAGAAATTCTCTCCAAAACTGTGGACACAAAAATAATCAGGAGATGAAGAATTAAAGCAAAATGGTGCTCTGCTCACAGTCAGATGTGTGAAAACTGCATTATTGTCAAAGAACACGTTAACTACCTTCCGTATAACCATATATTAAAGCCTGTGTATGACTAACCAGTTATATGGTATCTGAAATAACTAAAATATTTACAGTACACTTGGCTAATTCTGTCCAGTATGCTGTCAAGAAAATTTGAGTGTTGGTTTAGGGGGAGAAGTTGAAGATAGGAGGGGCCAGGGTGGAGGAGGGGTGGGTGAGCGTGACGGTTTAGATAAGTCTGTTAATGTGTGTAACGGGTTACCTGCATATGTTTAAATAAACAGAGAAAAAGAGTGAACTGACAGTAACttatcatgttttattttacatctgGACAGAGAGCGATTACGAACACACAGCATTGAATCTTCAGGAAAATTAAAGCTTTCCCCGGAACAGCACTGGGACTTCACGGCCGAGGACCTGAAGGATCTTGGCGAGATTGGGAGAGGCGCGTACGGCTCTGTTAACAAAATGATGCACAATCCGAGTGGGCAAATCATGGCTGTCAAGGTGGGTGCCATCCTTTGGGAGGGATTCTTTAAAATAGAGGAACGTAGCAGAGAATTCCATTAATTCTTGATATTCTGGCATGTCGGGGCAGTTGATATGGAGACACAGTTGTAATATCAAGTTGGATTATAGGAACTTCATTTCGGATACAGGTGCAATTTGGCATCACAATCTTCCTGCACAGTGTGACTTTAACTAATATAACCCAATATAACAAGTACTGATATAACCCATGCAAAATGGTGACACATTGGCCTCATAGTACGGGGACCGTGGGTTCAATTCCGACCAGGATCCAAACTGTGGGAGTTCGTTTATTCTCCTTGTGCTTTGTGTGCTTTCTCTGTAAGGTTCAATTTAATGCTTAAAAAACAGGATACACCCAAAACTTAAAATTTACATTTGGGTCACGGGTCAGACATCAAGCGGTGTTGTAGGCGCCCCCCTCTCCTCGCGGGTCAGGCATGCAGCAGCGTTGTAGGCGCCCCCCTCTCCTTGCGGGTCAGGCATGCAGCGGTGTTGTCGGCGCCCCCATCTCCTCGCGGGTCAGACATGCAGCGGTGTTGTCGGTGCCCCCATCTCCTCGCAGGTCAGACATGCAGTGGCGTTGTCGGCGCCCCCGGCTCCTCGCGGGTCAGACATGCAGCAGCATTGTAGGCGCCCCCCTCTCTTTGCGGGTCAGGCATGCAGCGGTGTTGTCGGCGCCCCCCTCTCCTCGTGGGTCAGACATGCAGCGTTGTTGTCGGTGCCCCTCCTCTCCTCGCAGGTCAGACATGCAGCGGTGTTGTCGGTGCCCCTCCTCTATGAACTTGTCATTTATGTGAATGAGCAACTCACAGGGCAGAGGTATAGACAATACCACCGCATCTGAAATAAGCGTCACTTAGCAGCATGGGACGAACTGTTGGAGACATTGCTGGACCCCACCAGATCAGAAGAATATTACTTTCTCACtatgtaatacttttttttttttttttttttttaaatttggcatAATGAACTGTTTGAAAGTAAATGTAGTTTTTGGGTGGTGTTCCTTTAAAATTCTCTTAATTCTTGTTCCTCTGTCTCTCTTTTCAGAGGATTCGATCCACTGTGGACGAGAAGGAACAGAAACAGCTCCTAATGGATCTTGACGTCGTGATGCGGAGCAGCGACTGCCCGTATATTGTTCAGTTTTATGGGGCACTATTCCGAGAGGTGAGTTTTGGAATCATGTCCTGCCAGAGACCAGAATGTTGGAAATGTAGGGTGGACAAGATTTCCCCATCACAAAGTACAGGCCATTGCTCAAAACGCTGCTGGCAGTGGTATGGATTAATAAAGTTAAGCAGATCCCTCTGTCATTTAAAGCTGGggccatttatatataaaacaatccTTGCTTTAACCTTTCTGGGTGATCCAGCTTGTGAGAGTTGTTTTAGTGCAAAAATGATCTATGGGTAAACTAAATCGGCCGTTCTACCATCTTTCTTCTGGAGTACTGTTCTGTTAGTTCTATGGGATGAGGTTTCAATTTTTCATCAGcctattttattttactagtATGTGTCTTATATCATCCATTGACTGTTACAAGGTGGCTGAATTCCATTGTCCTCTTTCTCTATTCCAGGGTGACTGCTGGATCTGCATGGAGCTCATGGCTACCTCGTTTGACAAAttttacaaatatgtatataGTTCATTAGACGATGTTATTCCAGAGGAGATTTTAGGCAAAATAACTTTAGCTGTGAGTGAACTTTTGTCTTGTATCCTTACTACACCTACTTACTTACATATTTGTGGCTGATTGGTTGGTGTGTGGAGATGCTATATAAGAGATATAAATTGGCTGCCTACTTTATCACAGCTGTACTCAATGAACGCTaccttttattataaaaaagaaaaaattctgcTTTGCCACGAGTCAGGCGGGTTCCCGATGTCTGCCGCTGTCTGGGTATATAAGGCAGGATTGTACCCTACAGGCATAGGAGCTGGGACACTTTCCCTGATCACGGCAGACATGGGGGCACCACCAGATCCCATGGATCCGCAGTAAagtaatatttttgcattttatgtttttaatgttttgtgttGAATTGGCCTTCGGTGGTTGCTCCTTTCGTAACTTTTCTCTTTCTCCGCCAGACTGTGAAAGCATTGAACCACTTAAAAGAAAACTTGAAAATAATTCACAGAGGTGAGGATCCTTTCATAATGCCTTTCAGTCTAAAGGGATTTTCTTATGTTCTGTGTTTAGATAGGGTGGTCGGTTACGTTCAAGCAGTGTACTGTAACTTGATTGTCTTCTCTGCCgttttaatttatcttttttttttttttttttgttttgtgttttcgtGCCCGGACAACTTGCATTGCCTTGATATGTTTTCAGTTCATGGTCTCCTTTAGGGTCAGTGTCTTGGGTTTAAAGGTATAAGTCGGATAGAGGTACTATCTGCTTTCAAAGTTAAACACATAAGTTTGAACATTAAGGGgataattcattaaggcacgcaaagtGTACGCACCGTgcgttgtttttatatttaaaaacgcACGGAATTCAACTACAGGTGGATCTGAAGAagcctcttgttgaatacgggtctaggtacatcaatcatcactatcactcggcacgtacacctgacctgtagctggttcaaGCGACTGAAAATCGCGTACCTGACAGATGTCCAAACTTGGACTCCGTTGTTGCTGCGTGctcttgaccttggcttgtcctTGGTGTACATTAAGTGCACACGCcctttcccctccctgttccgcccctgaaatcttaggctgtcggaagtgtcctttatgtttgaagatgaattgcgcACACTGGCATATAATCCGTTTCTAgctatgcgcagagcaatttaacgcaaaatatagcacgtatcagcatttacgttccttaattaatcTGGCATTTGCATATTGTGTGCCAAGTTTatgttgtatataaaaataaccCAGCAACTCAGCCAGGCTCTTCCATAGGAGTACTTTTTATTCCATAATAACCAAAGTATACAATATTTTGAGAGGGTCTTCCTCAGTGAGATTTACAAGTGCGGTCTTTAAATAGTGGACGCTGAACTTGTAGACATTTGATCAATCAATAAGCTGTTATAATCTTTATACATATGTTTAAGAcacatattaaaatacaatttaatatatCACACAAGTTATTACAGAATAAACTCATATATGGAACTAGAGCCTATCACATATTTTAATTCTGTTTAACTATCCTAATATTGTACCGGGGATCCATATGCATAAAGATTTCACCATTTTCTAAAGGTACATGGAAAATGGGTATACAACAACTAGTGTCTTTTATGGtgtcaaataaattataatgaataTGTCTCATCTAGTGGATTCTTCTTTCAGTCATAAACACTTAAAATTGAAAGCAAGGTAATCAACTATACTGAGATGTTCAGGTCATAAACGTCAGTCATTTATGATCACTCCCAAGAGTGACAACAAGGTGATCAACGATACCAAAATGTTTAGGTCATAAACTCCCTTATTAACAAACGTCACATAACCGACCAGAAGAGGGACTTGAAGAAGCAAATTTATATCACGCTATCGTATATCGCAAATCACATGGTGGAAAACAATGACCTTGTTTGACTTTCCCCATGCTGTTAAATAGATTATATTGTATATGTCTCTCACAGTAGCGTCTAAGTGTCATACGTAGTTCCTATACTCACACTGACATTGTAGAAGGTAAATTACATTCATATAGCTGCAAGTAAAGAGGGTTCTGCACTAAGCATGCACCATTCATCATATAGGTGAAGCTGGTTTAATAGGACGGCTGCATCTTGGACTGTTTCTATGTTTATCACGTACATAGATGTGTTAATGGCCTTTCCGATGGGCCATGGGGATTAGGGTAAACTGAAGGAGTTCTCTATCTTGCTTGCTGTGACCTTTAAATAGTTtgcaaatacatttgtatttttgcactatgccagggcctgattacccaataggctgactaggtttCAGCCTAGAGTCCATGGCTTTGAGGGGGGGGTGCTTaattttttggggtgcaaaattgtgacagtagAAGGTATCaacagaaatgtattttaaaatataatatagttgttctcaaaagtagaaaataaaacttgaaagaaaaatgtaggaaGATTTTAATCTTGATGATAGGGGGGTTAGGGAGTTTTTAATTACCGCGTATTAGCCTGACATTGAAGGTGAGGGGACGATATGAGCGTATTAGCCTGGGAAGggggcctgaacccttaatcgggcaCTGCGCTTTGCTTAACGATCATGGTGCACAGTTGAGAGATGTATTCCGAGCACCTTGTGCCATCCAACGCAGACCTTTTTCACTCTGCAAAAGAAGCTGTCTAGAGACACAA
The nucleotide sequence above comes from Mixophyes fleayi isolate aMixFle1 chromosome 6, aMixFle1.hap1, whole genome shotgun sequence. Encoded proteins:
- the MAP2K4 gene encoding dual specificity mitogen-activated protein kinase kinase 4 isoform X1, encoding MATSNPSNSGSSGGSAGPGIPGHGQQHSTVSSMQGLQINFCESAQKVNEQEKKTRNIQKNCIETNLSGKRKALKLNFANPAFKSTAKFTLNPTVQPAHLKPLGNPFLCVSFHLPRMQKPDAIRNLETSYQKQEVRLPCAKTYSSNEQATKNRLERLRTHSIESSGKLKLSPEQHWDFTAEDLKDLGEIGRGAYGSVNKMMHNPSGQIMAVKRIRSTVDEKEQKQLLMDLDVVMRSSDCPYIVQFYGALFREGDCWICMELMATSFDKFYKYVYSSLDDVIPEEILGKITLATVKALNHLKENLKIIHRDIKPSNILLDRNGNIKLCDFGISGQLVDSIAKTRDAGCRPYMAPERIDPSASRQGYDVRSDVWSLGITLYELATGRFPYPKWNSVFDQLTQVVKGDPPQLSNSDEREFSPSFINFVNLCLTKDESKRPKYRELLKHSFIMMYEERPVDVATYVIRILDQMPATPSSPMYVD
- the MAP2K4 gene encoding dual specificity mitogen-activated protein kinase kinase 4 isoform X4 — translated: MATSNPSNSGSSGGSAGPGIPGHGQQHSTVSSMQGLQINFCESAQSKRKALKLNFANPAFKSTAKFTLNPTVQPAHLKPLGNPFLCVSFHLPRMQKPDAIRNLETSYQKQEVRLPCAKTYSSNEQATKNRLERLRTHSIESSGKLKLSPEQHWDFTAEDLKDLGEIGRGAYGSVNKMMHNPSGQIMAVKRIRSTVDEKEQKQLLMDLDVVMRSSDCPYIVQFYGALFREGDCWICMELMATSFDKFYKYVYSSLDDVIPEEILGKITLATVKALNHLKENLKIIHRDIKPSNILLDRNGNIKLCDFGISGQLVDSIAKTRDAGCRPYMAPERIDPSASRQGYDVRSDVWSLGITLYELATGRFPYPKWNSVFDQLTQVVKGDPPQLSNSDEREFSPSFINFVNLCLTKDESKRPKYRELLKHSFIMMYEERPVDVATYVIRILDQMPATPSSPMYVD
- the MAP2K4 gene encoding dual specificity mitogen-activated protein kinase kinase 4 isoform X2 codes for the protein MATSNPSNSGSSGGSAGPGIPGHGQQHSTVSSMQEVNEQEKKTRNIQKNCIETNLSGKRKALKLNFANPAFKSTAKFTLNPTVQPAHLKPLGNPFLCVSFHLPRMQKPDAIRNLETSYQKQEVRLPCAKTYSSNEQATKNRLERLRTHSIESSGKLKLSPEQHWDFTAEDLKDLGEIGRGAYGSVNKMMHNPSGQIMAVKRIRSTVDEKEQKQLLMDLDVVMRSSDCPYIVQFYGALFREGDCWICMELMATSFDKFYKYVYSSLDDVIPEEILGKITLATVKALNHLKENLKIIHRDIKPSNILLDRNGNIKLCDFGISGQLVDSIAKTRDAGCRPYMAPERIDPSASRQGYDVRSDVWSLGITLYELATGRFPYPKWNSVFDQLTQVVKGDPPQLSNSDEREFSPSFINFVNLCLTKDESKRPKYRELLKHSFIMMYEERPVDVATYVIRILDQMPATPSSPMYVD
- the MAP2K4 gene encoding dual specificity mitogen-activated protein kinase kinase 4 isoform X5; this translates as MATSNPSNSGSSGGSAGPGIPGHGQQHSTVSSMQGKRKALKLNFANPAFKSTAKFTLNPTVQPAHLKPLGNPFLCVSFHLPRMQKPDAIRNLETSYQKQEVRLPCAKTYSSNEQATKNRLERLRTHSIESSGKLKLSPEQHWDFTAEDLKDLGEIGRGAYGSVNKMMHNPSGQIMAVKRIRSTVDEKEQKQLLMDLDVVMRSSDCPYIVQFYGALFREGDCWICMELMATSFDKFYKYVYSSLDDVIPEEILGKITLATVKALNHLKENLKIIHRDIKPSNILLDRNGNIKLCDFGISGQLVDSIAKTRDAGCRPYMAPERIDPSASRQGYDVRSDVWSLGITLYELATGRFPYPKWNSVFDQLTQVVKGDPPQLSNSDEREFSPSFINFVNLCLTKDESKRPKYRELLKHSFIMMYEERPVDVATYVIRILDQMPATPSSPMYVD